DNA sequence from the Abyssisolibacter fermentans genome:
TCTTATCTCCTTTTGAATAACCCAACTCCACTTCTAATTCAGCTTCTAGCATTTCTTGAAGTGCATCTTTAAACATATCCTATGAAGATCTCCTGCTGTTTTCAAATTACCTTGTGTAATCATTTCTCTTAATACTTCTTTTGGTAAAGTACTCATAAAAAAACGCTCCCTTCTGGTTATATTTTGATTATTGCCAGATTAGAGCGTTTTATTTCTAAAAGCACAGATTAATTTATATTACCCTTAAGCCGTAGAAAAAGCTCAGAAACAAATTCATCTCTGAGCTTTTATGTTATTTCTTTAACCTAATGTTTTCAATTTCTTCATACTCTTAATTCTACTTTATATCAAAATAACACTGTTTCCATGTTGTTTTACTTTTCCAATATTCATAATGACCAAAAAAGATTCATACTTACCTAATAAAATTTCTATAAATTATATTAATACATAGTTAAAAAACATACACTGCCACAACAATGATATCTGCTCAGATAGTACATCCTCCTCTAACACAATTTCTATAGGTTTGTTATCAAAAATTATTCCTTCTCCTTCTAATTCTCTTAATAACACTCCCGCTCGATGATATTTTTTAGTATGTTTAAGTTTATCTATCTCATTAATTATTACTTTTGAATTCTGATAAAGTTTAGTATTGCGTCTCTTATTATTAATAAACTCCTTAGTATTTCCTAGAAGTTCTATAGGTCTGAAGCATTTATCTGTATAAGAATCTTTTTCTACTATATACTTAAAACCTTCAATATTTCTTAAAAATAAACTATACATATTTATCACTCCAATATTAAGGAATACTCCTTTATAAGTATTTCTAAATTTTGCAGAAATTGCTCTTTTATCTTAGGGACTCTACTATTAATATCATTTTTAACTTCTTTTATTATTTCCAATAATTCTTGTTTGTTTATTGTTTTCATAAGGATATCAATATCTTTCTTATCTTTTTCTGCATAACTACATAATTTAGATACTACAATATCTTCTTTAGATAATACATATACTTTTAGATTTTCCCCATTGTAAACAATTTTGGCGCGATTTTTATATGTCGGTGAAACAGTCGTATGACTAAACTCTAGAATATCTGTTTGAGTACCCAATAAATCAAGATATTTACCCTGCCATGCTTGATATTTTAAATCCATATAATCTATATCATGAGTATATCTTGTAAAATAACCTGCTAATAAAGCCCCTGCACCACCTAGTGTATATATTTCTAGTCTTTTCCATCATTTTTAAGAGCTAAATTAACTAATTCAAATTTAAACTTAATATCGTTAAGTGTCATTCTTGATAATTCTAATTCTGAATATTCATTCAATATACTCACTCCAAACTTATATTTACTAAAAATATTCTTATTAAGATTATATTACTCTATTTACTTTTTCAAATCAATCATTTTAGTATTTAATATATCCTAATAACTATTATTCTAATCATTAGTACAGTTTCCATATTTTATTGATAGAATTCAAAATATGATTTTTGTTATTCCTTACT
Encoded proteins:
- a CDS encoding DUF6036 family nucleotidyltransferase, with amino-acid sequence MYTLGGAGALLAGYFTRYTHDIDYMDLKYQAWQGKYLDLLGTQTDILEFSHTTVSPTYKNRAKIVYNGENLKVYVLSKEDIVVSKLCSYAEKDKKDIDILMKTINKQELLEIIKEVKNDINSRVPKIKEQFLQNLEILIKEYSLILE